The following coding sequences lie in one Populus trichocarpa isolate Nisqually-1 chromosome 14, P.trichocarpa_v4.1, whole genome shotgun sequence genomic window:
- the LOC7497336 gene encoding 40S ribosomal protein S29 isoform X1, with product MGHSNIWNSHPKNYGPGSRTCRVCGNPHGIIRKYGLMCCRQCFRSNAKEIGFIKVRPQKYLLILLFLFLHLFLLAHTVLWLLHELFSECL from the exons ATGGGCCACTCAAATATTTGGAACTCGCATCCCAAGAACTACGGTCCTGGATCCCGAACCTG CCGAGTGTGTGGAAACCCTCATGGGATAATCAGGAAGTATGGACTGATGTGTTGTAGGCAGTGCTTCCGCAGCAATGCGAAGGAAATAGGCTTCATCAAGGTAAGACCACAGAAATATTTGTTaattctgttatttttatttttacatttatttttgttggctCATACAGTCTTATGGTTGCTGCATGAACTGTTTTCGGAATGCCTTTAA
- the LOC7497336 gene encoding 40S ribosomal protein S29 isoform X3 has translation MGHSNIWNSHPKNYGPGSRTCRVCGNPHGIIRKYGLMCCRQCFRSNAKEIGFIKYR, from the exons ATGGGCCACTCAAATATTTGGAACTCGCATCCCAAGAACTACGGTCCTGGATCCCGAACCTG CCGAGTGTGTGGAAACCCTCATGGGATAATCAGGAAGTATGGACTGATGTGTTGTAGGCAGTGCTTCCGCAGCAATGCGAAGGAAATAGGCTTCATCAAG TACCGCTGA
- the LOC7497336 gene encoding 40S ribosomal protein S29 isoform X2: MGHSNIWNSHPKNYGPGSRTCRVCGNPHGIIRKYGLMCCRQCFRSNAKEIGFIKINPIS, encoded by the exons ATGGGCCACTCAAATATTTGGAACTCGCATCCCAAGAACTACGGTCCTGGATCCCGAACCTG CCGAGTGTGTGGAAACCCTCATGGGATAATCAGGAAGTATGGACTGATGTGTTGTAGGCAGTGCTTCCGCAGCAATGCGAAGGAAATAGGCTTCATCAAG ATAAATCCCATAAGTTAG
- the LOC7497335 gene encoding uncharacterized protein LOC7497335 produces the protein MKVSGLWILYLMVGTALMFLNCSPGTTCLAITDMVFTDSRGSMTMATTSRKLKENGYDLSDDVKTSAHNVNLEDYHPIDPVPSSKASIKPGPIEHGTPLNPYIPKPSPPGPGHPKPLG, from the exons ATGAAGGTTTCTGGTCTCTGGATTTTGTACTTGATGGTTGGGACAGCCTTAATGTTCCTTAACTGCTCACCAGGCACGACTTGCTTGGCAATTACTG ATATGGTCTTCACTGACTCTCGTGGTAGCATGACAATGGCAACAACAAGCAGGAAGCTCAAG GAAAATGGCTATGATCTGAGCGATGATGTTAAGACCAGTGCACACAACGTGAACCTGGAAGATTACCACCCTATCGATCCAGTTCCAAGTTCAAAAGCTTCCATAAAACCTGGTCCTATTGAGCATGGCACTCCTCTTAACCCATATATTCCCAAGCCTTCTCCTCCTGGTCCTGGTCATCCAAAACCCTTGGGTTAG